One part of the Musa acuminata AAA Group cultivar baxijiao chromosome BXJ1-5, Cavendish_Baxijiao_AAA, whole genome shotgun sequence genome encodes these proteins:
- the LOC135674028 gene encoding uncharacterized protein LOC135674028: MPVPPMSGSQSAVDDSEGSWEMDLMGGKLELRLQVQMEEGQIDRSCERHGNVNWMKQILGLSFIIVTINITAVTTLFTGFRELKGHVKRLHLVICGILTFSDLLCGLSLMFLTSNLLSDRHPAALAGQFSSPITLLIIISCSLLVLTAASFLYLIPKLLNFLAALVPPSLIIGLIYCCSIQTEDDHGATGYENYKSELKQFQSLSSTVTSLAFNGLVATLVGYSKKSSEQALSQIMEVSILLMFFVAMMGLFLMMWNSAPPRM, from the exons ATGCCTGTTCCTCCCATGAGTGGGTCGCAATCAGCAGTTGATGACTCTGAGGGCTCATGGGAAATG GATCTGATGGGTGGAAAGCTGGAGCTTCGTCTACAGGTTCAG ATGGAAGAAGGTCAAATCGATCGAAGCTGCGAACGGCATGGCAATGTGAACTGGATGAAACAAATTCTGGGGTTATCCTTTATTATTGTCACCATCAATATTACGGCAGTGACGACACTTTTTACTGGCTTCCGAGAATTAAAAGGCCACGTAAAACGGTTGCACCTTGTTATCTGTGGCATCCTTACCTTCTCCGATCTTCTTTGTGGGCTAAGTCTTATGTTTCTCACCTCCAATTTGCTATCTGATCGGCATCCCGCTGCCCTTGCTGGCCAGTTTAGCTCTCCAATTACCCTACTCATCATCATCTCCTGTTCTCTGTTGGTCCTCACAGCTGCTAGTTTCCTATATCTCATACCCAAACTCCTGAACTTTTTGGCTGCTCTAGTTCCACCATCCTTGATTATTGGCTTGATCTACTGCTGCTCGATCCAAACAGAAGATGACCATGGTGCAACAGGTTACGAAAACTACAAGTCGGAGCTGAAGCAATTCCAAAGTCTCTCATCCACTGTCACCTCCCTTGCTTTCAATGGGCTTGTAGCTACTTTAGTAGGTTACAGTAAGAAATCTTCAGAACAAGCCCTTAGCCAAATCATGGAGGTCAGCATCCTCCTAATGTTCTTCGTCGCCATGATGGGACTCTTTTTGATGATGTGGAACTCCGCGCCACCGAGGATGTAG